A region from the Apium graveolens cultivar Ventura unplaced genomic scaffold, ASM990537v1 ctg1832, whole genome shotgun sequence genome encodes:
- the LOC141700164 gene encoding structural maintenance of chromosomes flexible hinge domain-containing protein GMI1-like, with the protein MENGLLCRAWRIGGRGVPHFTDHIEDEQLVASLRNRSLSLAPGSLRDPSENEMKLAPDGSFTKVEMFQIKMRSLNVAHLQSKLKDIYFPYIQCDDNTKTGKTITPIEFQVNEIDLAEVEGGEVAITNLNSCHDFWI; encoded by the exons ATGGAAAATGGCTTGCTTTGTAGAGCATGGAGAATTG GGGGAAGAGGGGTTCCTCACTTCACAGATCATATAGAGGACGAGCAATTGGTGGCAAGCCTCCGTAACCGAAG CCTTTCTTTG GCGCCTGGCAGCCTAAGAGACCCTTCAGAAAATGAAATGAAATTGGCACCTGATGGAAGCTTCACAAAG GTTGAAATGTTTCAGATAAAAATGAGAAGTTTAAATGTAGCTCACCTGCAAAGCAAATTAAAGGACATCTATTTTCCTTATATACAG TGTGATGACAACACCAAGACAGGCAAAACCATCACACCAATCGAGTTTCAG GTCAATGAaattgatttagcagaagtagaagGTGGCGAAGTAGCTATTACCAACTTAAACTCCTGCCATGATTTTTGGATTTAA